In Aegilops tauschii subsp. strangulata cultivar AL8/78 chromosome 3, Aet v6.0, whole genome shotgun sequence, one genomic interval encodes:
- the LOC109769036 gene encoding uncharacterized protein, with protein sequence MGIRRLEVRGDSNLAISQVNGKFDAKDPKMVAYRNAVLRTSARFEGLEFHHVSRDSNQATDVFARMGAKRDPVPKNTFLERLFKPSVVWQNRDNDTSTTEPAQIAPPIIEPDDHIIEGSTLEETPSAHEIMAIIAPWTEPLLAYLLRQELPDDQTEARRIVRCSKAYKVHEGELYK encoded by the coding sequence ATGGGTATTCGGCGGCTGGAAGTGCGAGGAGATTCGAACCTCGCCATCTCACAGGTCAACGGCAAAtttgacgccaaagatccaaaAATGGTGGCATATCGAAACGCCGTCCTCAGGACGTCAGCCCGATTTGAGGGTCTAGAATTCCACCATGTCTCTAGAGACAGTAACCAGGCCACGGATGTTTTCGCCCGCATGGGTGCCAAGAGGGACCCAGTACCTAAAAACACCTTCCTGGAAAGGCTATTCAAGCCATCCGTAGTATGGCAGAACAGGGACAACGACACCTCAACAACTGAGCCCGCCCAGATCGCCCCACCGATAATCGAACCAGATGACCATATCATCGAAGGCTCTACACTGGAAGAAACACCCTCGGCCCACGAGATCATGGCCATAATCGCCCCTTGGACTGAACCACTGCTCGCCTACCTCTTGCGACAAGAGCTCCCTGATGATCAGACAGAGGCACGACGCATAGTGCGGTGCTCCAAAGCATACAAAGTCCATGAAGGCGAGCTCTATAAATAG